DNA from Nymphaea colorata isolate Beijing-Zhang1983 unplaced genomic scaffold, ASM883128v2 scaffold0486, whole genome shotgun sequence:
ACCTGGGTCAAGGAGTACAACGTCATCTTCGTTGATCAGCCAGTGGGTACCGGCCTCTCCTATGCCGACCCGCAGCACCCAAGCCCCTACTGCAAGAACATGACCGACGTTGCCAACGATTTCTACTACGCCCTCAAGGAACTTTACCAGAACCCCAACGGATGCTTTAACAAGTCGGAATCACCGGAGCGCATCCCCTCTTCGTGTTCGGAGAGAGCTATGCCGGAAAGTATGCTCCCGCCATCGGACAAAAGATCAAGTATgaggaaacagaaaataaagGATTTTTGACCGGACTTAAGGGAGTTGCTATTGGTGATGGGTTCACTCATCCTTATCACATCCTGACCCAAGTGGGTGAATACGCCTTCAACCTGGGCCTAATCGACTACCAATAGCGTTCAACAATCTAGCACGTGATCCTCAACGCAACCTACCAGGAGCGCTTCCGACAGTGGGTGGACCTCCACGACACCTTCGACCTCGCCCTCGACCTCATCGTCAACATGAGCGGAGGAGTCAACGTCTACGACATCACCAAGTACAGGGAATACCCCGTCGAACTCATCGCCTCCTTCCTCGAAAGCCCAGACAACAAGAAGAGGTTCGCCCTCAACGATGGAGTCACCTTCGGAAAACAGAGCGGCAACGTCTATGAAGCCCTCTACGCAGATTTCATGTACCAGTATGTACACCTGGTCGAAATGCTCCTCGAAGCCAAGGTCAACGTCCTCATCTATAACGGCCAGAACGATCTGATCGTCGAAACCCCAGGAACCTTCAAGTGGGTGGAGATGCTGCACTACGCCAAGGCCGACGAGTTCAGGTAACCATTCATCTATTCAGAGACACTCTGCTTCAGCCTTGGAAGGTGAAGGACAAGGTGGCGGGTTTCTACAAGATCGTCGGCAATCTGGAGTTGAGGACTGTGAACGACGCTGGACATTTGGTGCCGATGGACCAGGGCGAGAACTCCCTGGAGATGGTGAAGAGCTTCGTGAAGAGGTCACTGTGATTAGCATGATTTGGATGGCACTCGGATGTCATATCTATGGATTGGATGGATGGTATGATAAATGGTGGGATGGGGTGATGGATAGATAGTTGTATCAGATGGTAGTGCAATATGATGAGATGCTTGAGTATAATTTGGTTTTCATACAAATGACTGCAACCCTCACCCAAGTGATattcaaaatattataattgTCAGTCTATATAAACATAATATTCCCAATATGAAAAGCGAAGGAAACATCAAAGTCTTCTGCAGGTTCCGCCCCTTCAACTCCGCATAAATGGCCAACAATCCCACCCTCCTCCACCGCATCTCCAAAGGCACCCACCTCGCCATCAAGGACACCAAGAGCGAAGCAGTCTTCCTCTACGATCACGTCTTCGACCTCACCAGCACACAAGAATAAGTCTTCGAAAAAGTAGGAGAACCCGTCCTCAACAACATCCTCGACGGATTCCACGGCACCATTATGGCCTATGGACAAACCAGCTCAGGAAAGACACACACCATGCAAGGATACGAGGCCAGCGATAGCGGACGAGGCATCATGCCCAGAATGGTACTCGTGAGTCTATCCAGATATAACGTCTGTTCCTAGCAATCTAAAAATCCCCCGAGAACATCGAGTTCAAGCTGAAGCTTTCATCTTTTAACTGTATTGCTAGAAGATCCGAGACCTGCTGGACGTGTCGAAGAGCGACCTTTCGATCCGCGAGGGCAAGCAGGGCTACTACATATAGAATCTAACCGAGAGGTATGTGACCGAGGAGGAGAGCTGAGAGGGTGATTGCGCAGGGACAGAGGAATAGGATCACCTGCGCCACCAAGATGAACGAACATTCCTCACGCTCGCATCTCATATACAGTTAGTACTGTCGCAAACCGCTCTACCAGACGGCCCTCCAAGACCAGCAGACTTTTCCTGATCGATCTGGCCGGTTCTGAAAAATCTCAAAGACGGGTGCTGAGGGTAAGGTCTTGGAGGAGGCAAAGAAGATCAACCTCAGCTTGACCAACCTGGGCAACGTAATCAAGGCCCTATCCGAGCGCAAGGGACAGGGCCACGTCCCATACCGCAACTCCAAGCTAACCAAGATCCTCCGGAGTCTCTCGGAGGCAACTCCAAGACAACTCTGATCGTCACTTGTTCCCCCCATTAAATGCACCTCGCAGAAACCATCTCCACCCTTCGCTTCGGCTAGAACGCGCAGAAGGTGAAAAACAAACCGAAGATCAATCGCGAACTGACCGTGCAGGAACTGATAAAGATCAAAGAGAAATTGGAGGAGAGATTGGCGAGAAAGATACACGGATCAAATGCCTAGAGAATTATATTAAGGGTACGCTCAAAGCGGAATTACCGGCATTTATGAACGTTAAGGAATAGGAAGTACAGTAATAGTAAGAAAAATAGACGCATAGCATAAGCGAAAAATAGAAGTAATAAATTTCCACCCAAAACGACAACCTTAATAACGACGACATTGAATCCCTTTCCCCTTCCACCCCCATCCCCCTCTTCCAAATCCTCCCAATAATCCCTTCTAAAAATCTCCTAACTATAATAGCAATTAAAATCCAGCAGTGACTAATTCTAGCAGCGAATCAAGATCCTCTAGCTGTAGCTCTCCTGCAGCCAATCGCAGCTAAAATCCTAGATGGACAAGTACTACCACCTCAAGCGAGAGTACCACGACCTCAGAGACCACCTCACCTCCATCCTCACCGAAAACATAGAACTCAAGGACCAACTCGAAGACAAACAGAGGAGACTCATCCTCAGCGATAAGTCACTCACCACCAACGCCTACCTCATCAAAATGGTATACGCATAGATCTTGGGAAACCTAGACGCCGAAACGCAGAAAAAGATAGAATAGGCCGTGAAAGAGTCACACTGGTACCAAAGGACAGTCCAAGAGGGAACGAGCTGCATCGAATACTGGCAGGCCGAGAAGGAAAGGTTGAACCACCAACTGCAGGAAGCAGCCAGCGAAAGCCAATCCTTCGAATCGCAGGCGGAGGAGACCCGCAGGAGGGAGGAGAGCAGGGCGCAGAAGGACAACGAGAAGATCATGGAGCTCTAGCGCAAGGTCGGCCTCATCTTTGACGAGTACAACGCCATGATGAGCCTGCAAACCCACTGGAAGGCCGATGCCAATTGTACGAGTAACTCTTGGGTACTAGACGCAACCTGAGGAAGAAGGACGAGGAAATCGCCAGACTGCAGAAGGAGATGGACAGACTGGAGGACAATTTGGAGGGGATCAACGCCTACGACTACATGGACGATGTGGTATCGGTCAAGAGCAGATTGGTGAAACCGCTCAGAGGAGGATTGTATAATCGATGATGGGATTGATGTACAAGGAGGATAGATATATGCGTCACCATCATAGTATacttaaacacaaaaaatataaaaagtattAATGGGAATAGGATAAAATATCCTTCTTGTTTGATCTTTTACACTGCAGTTCTATCCCAAGCCATCCCACCATCCCCATCCCATCCCTATCCCATCCTCACCCCCAAAAGattatttatatgtatgtatgataTGAGTAGGTATGAATCACTCCCACTTGAGGAAGGGGTCCTCACTGGGCTTAATCTCTGCGCCCTCGTTGGTGCTTTCATTATACGTGGAGAAGTTAGAAGTATCGCTGGCGCCCTTCACCACCGGCCTAAACGGAGGACTGATCTTCTTCGCCAGCAGCGTCGTGAAATTGATACTGTTCAAGTAACGGTGGTTCTTTATATCACTCACCCCTGCATAAGATTAAAAGTACCGTTCTTCAAGTTGCCGTACCGCTTGGTCAGGTCGTTCACCACAAGTGACGCACCAGCGACTTCGCATCGTTGTCGAAGCCCTTGGGGAAGTGCAGCTTCCCCTTGAGGATGTTCTGGTAGATCACCAGCGGATCGTCGTCAGCGAAGGGATCAATCCCAGCGATCATCTCGTAGATTAGCACGCCCAAGGTCCACCAGTCCACTGGCTTGCCGTGGCCCTGGTTCTGCAGGATCTAGGGAGCGAGGTACTCCGGAGTGCCGCAGAGGGTGAAGGTGCGGTTCTCGATGATCTTGGCGAAGCCGAAGTCGGTGAGCTTGAGGTAGCCGTCGACGCCGATCAGGATGTTCTCGGGCTTCAGGTCGCGGTAGATTATGTTGCGCGAGTGAAGGTGCTCGAAAATAGAAACGATGTGCGCCGCGTAGAAACTGCATAGGAACTAACGTACGCTGCCTTGTGAGGCTAGAACATGCCTTACTCCCGCAAGTGGGTGAAGAGCTCCCCGCCGGGGACGTACtcgaggaacatgtagagctgTCTGGAGTTTTGCGCGAGTCCCTCGAAGCCAACCTGGATGTCATGGGGGGTACGATGAAGGGATGCGAGATGGAGCTGAGGATGCGGTACTCGTTGGCGATGTGGTCGACCTGCTGCGATTTGATGAGCTCCTCCTTCTTCATGATCTTCACGCAGGAGTACTTCCCCGTGGCCTTCTTCTTGACCAGCCGGACGCGTCCGAAGGAACCTGCATTATGAGTGGAGTACCCTCGCCCAGTACGGTTAGGTATTCAAAGTCCTTGACGGCTACTTAAAGCTTGCCAGGTTTTTCGGCTTTCTTCTACATTATAATATTCTAAACGAATCGAAAAAGATGCGCCACTTGCCAACCTTCCCTCCTCGGGAACCGCAAGACTTACCCTGCAATCGCAGAGATTGCCCAGGGAGGGCCAGAAGAGCAGATTTTTTATGGATGAGCAGAGGGATACGCAGGAATGAACAGGGTTGGGCTATTATTTTCGCCATGAAATTATCCAAAGTAACAGGTCTCACATACAGAGGGATGAATCCCTGAATACTTGTGGGCATACTTGCATCTTTTTATAGTTGGaacattatcattttttaagtGATAACTTCATTCTTCTATTTCCGAAGTTAGAATATTTTCAAGGATATGAAAGAAGGGCCTATCCAAAAAGACCCCCGCGGGGGATTTTAAGAGGATGGGGAAGGGGGAACTAGTTTGGAAGAAATAGACTCccatttttaatataattcgATGGGAGAAAGTTATAATAATCCCTGTGGGATGCAAACAAATATACCTCTCCAGGAACCGAGATATGGAATCACCAGCTAAGAATGCATAAGCTCATCTTTTGCCTTTTACCAGTAAAATCATCCTTCTGGAGCTTTTCAGATTTTTGAGTTAAACGTTTTTAGCATTTTGCTCAAACCATCACATACCCCCCATCTCATCCCCTCTTTCCCAAATATCTCCACGCTCACGCTAAATAATCCCAAACCTTTCAGCCCCTTTCCCGCAATGCTTTGGTATATAAAATATCCAGATCAAAACTCCTTTTCATGTCGAGCAAGACGGTATCGTCTATGACTGGTTAGGGCATGCTGCGGTTGCGCTGCGGGTGCGGGCGTGAGCAACTTGATCAAGTTATTCCTGGTGGCCTGCACCTAATCGGGCAGCAGGGCCTGCCACTCCCCACTCAGAAGAGGCCCCAGCGAACTGTCGTCGATATCCCCCAGACTCAGCCCGCAGAGGACCGAGacggagaagagaagaagaaccaGCAAGGATTTCATCATTAATAATATATGCAGGAActcaaatttaatttatttattgcgcagaataaaaagaacaataaaCGTACCACCGGACAAATCCACGAGCCAACACACAGACAATACAATGCACGCATTATACACACCGTAATCATGATTACTGCTGGCTcacttttccttctcctcttcctccaaGGCCTAGAATCCCTGCTTGGCATACTCCGCACTAATCCAATAGGCCAATCCTTCAGCATCCCCCTCCAGCCTGCCAGCATCTTCTCGTAGACCTATGGCAAATCCAAGACGTCTCGAATGCAGTACTCGCGGTAGTCTGGGTCGATGGGCCTCTTgcagaagaaggagaaatccCCTTCGACCACATCTTGTGGTACTTGTCCTTGTTCTTGTTTATACCGTGCGAGGCCTAGTAACGCTGGAAGATCTCGTTTAGACCCGGAGTACGCACGCTCGCGCATTGCGATATCACCTGCTTCGCTGCGCCCAACAAACGCTATTGCTCCTTCTTGATATCAGTACCCTCTTTGCCACCCAGTTCGGCCTCCTTCCAGAGTTTCTAATAGGCCTGCAGTTGGCCAATCAGCGTCTCTGTGGCACTGGTATCGAAGACATTGACGATGCAGGTCTCCAGCATCTAGTGCAGGCCGATAGAGTCGTGCCTGCAATCGTGGAAGATCTTAACGATATTCTCATCCACCATTACGTTCCTGAGCACCTTCCTCGCCAGCCAGAAGGCCTAGAAATCTCCCAGCTCGTTCATGTGCCAAATATCGATGAGGAAGGTATTGCGTCCGTTGTTCAGTTGCACCATTTCCACGAAGCCGCCCCTCCTCAACCGCCCCTCAAGGTCGACCCCGAGGATGGAGCTGTTGAGTATGTGGGGTGCGCATTTGGCCAAGGTCTAAAAGCTATAGATATCGTAAGATTCCCCCTCGGCTAGCGGCTCAGCATCGGATATGGGGATGGTGAGGAGTTATTCCGCAGGGTAGGCCTTCTGGAGGTTGCACTTGCAGGGCGTAGGTTGATCTGGAGGGGATTTTGGGGTTGTGGATGAGCTGGTGCATGGGGAAGGAGAGGAAGGCGTATCCCTGGAGGGCGAGGTGGGGACGGGCCTGGTTTATCAGGTTGCCGTTATTGTTCTTCAAGGATTTGCTGGCGTGCTGGAAGACCTCCGTCCACTATACCAATCTTTTGGGGATTTCCTCGGAGATGAACTTGGCAGCCACCTATACCACGTTTTCTACGGAACATTACACCGCCATCTTGGCGCCTGTTATCTTCAGACTCTACTATATGAACTCCCTCAGTGTCACTCTCAATTACTTGAGGATCTGGCTGATCGGAGGTATCCCCTACGGCATTTGGGCAGTAtatatcttcttcttcagcacTGCCTCATCCACCTACCCATCTCCAAGCATTTACGTTATTATCGTTTTGTAGGTCGACAAAATGACCTCCATGGGGGCTTTCCGGACTAGCAAGTTTTGCTTCTATCTGGTGGTGCGGTAGTATCGACTGTGGGGCGGGTTGTCGCAGAGGTAACTGGCGATTTGGTTGAACCTGAGGTCGGCCATGAGTATCTTGTTGAAGCCGACCCTGTTGAACTCTCGGTGGAGGAAGGATTAGGTGAGGGGTACCCCTGGGTAGGTGGCCTCGAGGAGCTGCATGAAATCGTCATAGAGTTGCCGATGCATGGCGTCCCTCACCATGGACCTGGTGGGTTTTTCTGCGTTGAGTTGGTGGAGGGGAATATCTTCTCCTGCTGGTACTCGTAGAGGACGATGAAGTTGGGCGGCTGCTTGATGGTGTTGGGCTGCAGCTTGTCCTTTGATTTGTGGTAATCGTATACTATCTCCTCGCCCTACACGTAGGGAGTGTAGTCAAGGTCCCACACTCCGTGGCGAAGGGACACTACTTGGCGGGGAACACGCACAGACCGCGCAGGTAGAACCTGCAAAAGGATTTCTTGGGATTGGGAATAGGCTTGTCCCACATTATTGGGTATTGTTATTAATCTTTTACTAAGGAAGAGAGCATATTTTATGGGGTAGCAATAGAGGGCGGATAAGAGTCAGGGAATATAATAACCCATATGTGTTTGCAATAACCAATGATCATTTTCTTCCCTCTGCAGATTTGCAATGAAAAATAAGTAGTAATTTATCAGGTCATTCACTCCATGATGAAAGAGGAATCTATGCCGTGACTGCAATTCAAATCGCTGAAGGATTCCTCCAGGTCCTCAAAgttttccatcatcctcttcctacctttctccctctcctcgccgtcctcctcctccagcACCTAAAACTCGCTCTCCCCCTACcagtcatacttcatatacGCTGCCTCTCCCTCCAGACGGTCGATGCCCTCCAGCAGCATCTGCAGATCGCTTCCTCCAGTGAGGTAGAAGCACAGCGCCATTTCGGTATCCAGTTCCTCCCTTCCCATGTACCTGACCTCCCTGCACTGGAAAGTCCCCATCCTTTCGGGAAGACTCATCTGATCGACCGCCTCTTCGACGTAGTGGGGATCGAGGTAGCTAACCTTCTCCTGGTATTTGCCTGTCAAAAAGCGGGCCTTCTCGGGCATGCCGCCCATGCACCCGTTGAAGATGGGCATGGCCATGAACTAGAGGAGGGAGTTATAATTATTTTTGGGGATCGTCCGCCGGCCCAGCTTGGCAGTCACGATCAGCATCACGTGCTTGCTCGAAGCCTAAGCATTATCCTTGGAATGGAGCTTCGCCCCCAGCTTTTGGAAATAGGGCCtttttgttatctttttctGGTAGGTAAGAGCAGGCTGCTTCTTGCAGTTGAGGCAGTTGGCTCTCTTCTCTATGCATGAGCAGGAGGGTATCCCCAGCGCCTAGATCACCTCCCTCACGTTTATGGTCTCGTTGTAGACCTTTATTATCAAGTGTTCCGACCCCTTCATCGGACTGCTCTCGTGAAGAGCCTGGAGAGTGGTGGCTGCCTGGGTCATGGAGTACCACTGTCCGGCCTCCAAGTGCCAGAGCCTCCTCCCCATCTCTATGAAGCGGAAGAGGTTGTACTTGAACTCATTCCCCCGCTACTCCAGGAAGGCAGTGATGATGTAGTTCTTGTCGACGCGCTTCTGGGTGAGGGAGAAGTAACGCTGCAGGGAGTGCGCCCACGCCATTTGGGCAACACGGATCAAACAGCCCCAACCAACGTCGGAATGGATCTTGTGGGAGATTGGGATATTCCGGCGGTAGGTAAACCAAGCAACGTCTTGGTGGATTTGAAGGCTAAGCTATCTCTCACCTCTGAGCCCAGCACGAACGCCTTTTCCTATTATTTTCCCTTCTCTCCACAGAAATAGCTTATTTTAAATCCTTCAAAGCCGTAGGAGAGGTTGGTCCTGAATAAGCAACGAAGTACAGATATCCCTTCACCGACTCAAGCAGGGTAAGGTGCGTGTCCACTTTGTTTTGGCGTTTCACGTGAGGCTGGGAGTACGCTTCTTAGAAGTCTCAGGCTTGCCTTATATCATGTAATACTTTAATGTTATAAACTTCAAACCCGATAAAGGTAGTAATAATTCATACTTCGGCAAAGGTTATGAAGAGgggtgatttttaaaaaaagataaaaaatcagTTGGAAATCATCATTTTGGGGTGGTACGCTTGAGGAAgtttcgccttgcctggatggtACGGTCGCTGTCTTTTGTTTTGGCGGGAGGGTAGGGTGGGTGTGCGAGAGTTGTAAGCTTTTTTGGCATGTCACTGAACGCTTAGGATACAGCTTATGTCGTGAAGATCGTTGGAGGCTGAGGAGCTGAGAAGCTAGGCTTTTGATTTTAGCATCTTGTGCTCGAGGGTTATGCTTCGACTATTCAATCTCATCTGTGTGAGGAATACCGAAAGCAaagccttttctttcttcaccttTCTTACCAAAATccctttcaaaagtttcatctttcttttcttgagtGTTTCCACG
Protein-coding regions in this window:
- the LOC116245060 gene encoding serine carboxypeptidase-like 48; this encodes MIVALLLLAAVQSLYTSSFWEKKGINVRDQLLDDENTQAVYLQTSCTDVDLSVPPYSHNGVVMSGYLNVNKAGSGLGFIFYGKEGASKATLKNFPTIIWLNGGPGSSSQLGNFMELGPHFVRPAAMAPYEIVKNNYTWVKEYNVIFVDQPVGTGLSYADPQHPSPYCKNMTDVANDFYYALKELYQNPNGCFNKSESPERIPSSCSERAMPEKNKGFLTGLKGVAIGDGFTHPYHILTQERFRQWVDLHDTFDLALDLIVNMSGGVNVYDITKYREYPVELIASFLESPDNKKRFALNDGVTFGKQSGNVYEALYADFMYQYVHLVEMLLEAKVNVLIYNGQNDLIVETPGTFKWPWKVKDKVAGFYKIVGNLELRTVNDAGHLVPMDQGENSLEMVKSFVKRSL